The following are from one region of the Dreissena polymorpha isolate Duluth1 chromosome 2, UMN_Dpol_1.0, whole genome shotgun sequence genome:
- the LOC127868924 gene encoding uncharacterized protein LOC127868924, with product MQMYAALTDGLLVVITLSVVLALDPNYMERARVVVDSDETDADAFEEAFEPSARHCRRIGERAARKQISCVADVHFYENLSNRVHMSPIDPSENNRDLWDLAMKISACSERFGRYYEHACNIKAVYLNDRRRCRWLPSRQERTRCKGRIMDTYHRAR from the exons ATGCAGATGTACGCAGCACTCACGGATGGCCTGCTTGTGGTTATAACCTTGAGCGTTG ttcTTGCTTTAGACCCAAACTACATGGAACGTGCCCGGGTCGTGGTAGACTCGGATGAGACTGACGCCGACGCCTTCGAAGAAGCATTTGAGCCGTCGGCCCGACACTGTCGTCGAATAGGGGAACGCGCCGCCAGAAAACAGATATCGTGCGTTGCAGACGTGCATTTCTACGAGAATCTCTCCAACCGCGTGCACATGTCGCCCATCGACCCCAGCGAAAACAACCGCGACCTGTGGGACCTGGCGATGAAGATCTCCGCTTGCTCCGAACGCTTCGGACGCTATTACGAGCACGCCTGCAACATCAAGGCCGTCTACCTGAACGACCGCCGCCGCTGCCGCTGGCTGCCCAGCCGCCAGGAGAGGACGCGCTGCAAGGGGCGCATTATGGACACTTACCACCGGGCTAGATGA